A DNA window from Methanobrevibacter wolinii SH contains the following coding sequences:
- a CDS encoding cobalamin-dependent protein (Presence of a B(12) (cobalamin)-binding domain implies dependence on cobalamin itself, in one of its several forms, or in some unusual lineages, dependence on a cobalamin-like analog.): MFEDWINDNVKNVLLVEPNFPIPTKSRNHSNFLPIGLLKIAAYLREKGINIKLIRYEEKPKTKQVGLDFKKDKENNKNDNFQPNLICVTSIFTYWSKYVRNAVQHFRDKYPDVPIIVGGIYASLMPKHCKEYTGCDDVILGTIDGAEKVIPAYDLVDVDYQILHTTRGCIRKCGFCGTYIIEPKWKCKKSIKDEIVKKKLIFYDNNLLANEYIDNILDELIELKNNHKITYVESQSGFDGRILFKHPELARKLKDAGFKNPKIAWDYSVDQADYIKNQIEILEYGGFKAKEIGIFMIYNYDLDYEEMEKKRVYCAKWGVQVSDCRYRPLNQTFDEYSPSKHKGQTIKDYWINPNWTDFEVRKFRRNVRRHNICMRHEVDYHSSLLERKKIPQEEAKELRTMNYDEVKDILPDAWNPFLFHPADEKDFYSIKDFKK; encoded by the coding sequence ATGTTTGAAGATTGGATTAATGATAATGTTAAGAATGTTTTATTAGTAGAACCTAATTTTCCTATTCCTACTAAAAGTAGAAATCATTCAAATTTTTTACCTATTGGTTTATTAAAAATTGCAGCTTATTTAAGAGAAAAAGGTATTAATATTAAATTAATCCGATATGAAGAAAAACCTAAGACTAAACAAGTAGGTTTAGATTTTAAAAAAGATAAAGAAAATAATAAAAATGATAATTTTCAACCTAATTTAATTTGTGTAACTTCTATTTTCACTTACTGGTCTAAGTATGTTAGAAATGCTGTTCAACATTTTAGAGATAAATATCCTGATGTTCCAATAATTGTTGGTGGAATTTATGCTTCATTAATGCCAAAACATTGCAAAGAATATACTGGTTGTGATGATGTAATTTTGGGAACTATTGATGGGGCTGAAAAAGTAATTCCAGCATATGATCTTGTTGATGTGGATTATCAAATTTTACATACAACAAGGGGTTGTATTCGTAAATGTGGATTTTGCGGTACCTACATTATTGAACCAAAATGGAAATGTAAAAAAAGTATTAAAGATGAAATTGTAAAGAAAAAATTAATTTTTTATGACAATAACCTTCTGGCTAATGAATATATCGATAATATATTGGATGAATTAATTGAACTTAAAAATAACCATAAAATTACTTATGTTGAATCTCAGTCTGGATTTGATGGCCGTATACTATTTAAACATCCGGAACTTGCTAGGAAGTTAAAAGATGCAGGTTTTAAAAATCCTAAAATAGCATGGGATTATAGTGTAGATCAAGCAGATTACATTAAAAATCAGATTGAAATTTTAGAATATGGTGGATTTAAAGCTAAAGAAATTGGCATTTTCATGATTTATAACTATGATTTAGATTATGAAGAAATGGAGAAAAAAAGAGTATATTGTGCTAAATGGGGAGTACAAGTATCTGATTGTCGTTATAGGCCTTTAAATCAGACATTTGATGAATATAGTCCAAGTAAACATAAAGGACAAACAATTAAAGATTACTGGATTAATCCAAATTGGACTGATTTTGAGGTTCGTAAATTTAGAAGAAATGTTAGAAGACATAATATTTGTATGAGACATGAGGTAGATTATCATTCTTCATTATTAGAAAGAAAAAAAATACCACAAGAAGAAGCTAAAGAATTAAGGACTATGAATTATGATGAAGTAAAAGATATTTTACCTGATGCATGGAATCCTTTTTTATTCCATCCTGCTGATGAAAAAGACTTTTATAGCATAAAAGATTTTAAAAAATAA
- a CDS encoding DUF7226 domain-containing protein, translating to MLFGTEFITKKDNLFIIQRRFNGNLITFGSFDSLDEAIKKRDELDDNGWPVPLKINKNIIEKNIEKKDDSHFIVFREINGKKFTFGPYDSIKKARIAKSNLKSTGWETDLYHADTKYSKYITKENNNKFTVRRIINGKYVKFGSFDSLNDAIDCRDNLVLTNWGKYNLKPKDFTGKYITKVSKGYQIYKRINGELHYFGMYNTLDETINERNKLIENNWEINDFEDDENYCPEKYINYDGNYYIIEREVYNKLRVYGIFKNKEAALKERYRLIKEYWRSPYRIKSRKYPYGENIIPYDYLFNIEMEINNEIIEEGPFYTFNDVVKRCIELESTCKEEINNINNSDINENSNLDIKYSDIINIYDNVNLIPEPEIPFPQADVFDVFVNICIGLYEKKVLTKGEIMELFDIRPRQYNFYISAGEYLGLFKKFSLQITLSKKGFEVFSLNERDRNLKLVELILEHKPYYEVFTKYLEDKKVPSSQEIFKILKNIKIYNVKSDVTLKRRATSVRSWINWIINLYD from the coding sequence ATGTTATTTGGTACTGAATTTATTACTAAAAAAGATAATTTATTTATTATTCAAAGAAGATTTAATGGTAATCTTATTACTTTTGGTTCTTTTGATTCGTTAGATGAAGCTATAAAAAAACGTGATGAATTAGATGATAATGGTTGGCCAGTTCCACTAAAAATTAATAAAAATATAATAGAAAAGAATATTGAAAAAAAAGATGATTCTCACTTTATTGTTTTTAGAGAAATTAATGGTAAAAAATTTACTTTCGGTCCTTATGATTCAATTAAAAAGGCAAGAATTGCTAAATCTAACTTAAAATCAACAGGTTGGGAAACTGATTTATATCATGCAGATACTAAGTATAGTAAATATATTACTAAAGAAAATAATAATAAATTTACTGTAAGACGTATAATTAATGGGAAATATGTTAAATTTGGTTCTTTTGATTCGTTAAATGATGCAATTGATTGTAGAGATAATCTAGTTTTAACTAATTGGGGAAAATATAATTTGAAACCTAAAGATTTTACAGGTAAATACATTACAAAAGTATCTAAAGGTTATCAAATATATAAACGTATAAATGGTGAACTTCATTATTTTGGTATGTATAATACATTAGATGAAACAATTAATGAAAGAAATAAATTAATAGAAAATAATTGGGAAATAAATGATTTTGAGGACGATGAAAATTACTGTCCTGAAAAGTATATTAATTATGATGGAAATTATTATATTATTGAAAGAGAAGTTTATAATAAGTTAAGAGTTTATGGTATTTTTAAAAACAAGGAAGCTGCATTAAAAGAAAGATATAGATTAATTAAAGAATATTGGAGAAGCCCTTATCGTATTAAAAGTAGAAAGTACCCTTATGGTGAAAATATTATCCCTTATGATTATTTATTCAATATTGAAATGGAAATTAATAATGAAATTATTGAAGAAGGACCATTTTATACATTTAATGATGTTGTAAAAAGATGTATTGAATTGGAATCTACATGTAAAGAAGAAATAAATAATATTAATAATTCTGATATAAATGAAAACTCAAATTTAGATATTAAATATTCTGATATAATAAATATATATGATAATGTTAATTTAATTCCAGAACCAGAAATACCATTTCCTCAAGCTGATGTTTTTGATGTTTTTGTAAACATTTGTATTGGTTTATATGAAAAGAAAGTTTTAACTAAAGGAGAAATTATGGAATTATTTGATATTAGGCCTAGGCAATATAATTTTTATATTTCTGCAGGTGAATATTTAGGTTTATTTAAAAAATTTTCTTTACAAATTACATTATCTAAAAAAGGGTTTGAAGTATTTTCATTAAATGAAAGAGATAGAAATCTTAAATTAGTTGAATTAATTCTAGAACATAAACCATACTATGAAGTATTTACTAAATATTTGGAAGATAAAAAAGTTCCAAGCTCTCAAGAAATTTTTAAAATATTGAAAAATATTAAAATTTATAATGTTAAATCTGATGTAACTTTGAAAAGAAGAGCAACATCTGTCCGATCATGGATTAATTGGATTATTAATTTATATGATTAA
- a CDS encoding DEAD/DEAH box helicase: MTDVSIDDFKNDIRFKKKIEYIETIPAQKATYKKVDNLDKSIVKYLASKKISLYKHQAEAYETVKDNKNIIITTPTASGKTLCFNLPILETLINDENATALYIYPAKALANDQLQILKEYEKDLNININPATYDGDTPRSKKYGIRNKSRIVLTNPYQLHHILAWHHQWEKFYSNLKYIVIDESHYYKGIFGSNVALLIRRLKRIVKHYGSNPQFILSSATLANPLELANRLTGEDFKLISQDGSPSGEKDFILYNPFKNYKPRKGKRDNAPNIHQETEFIFIYLLLKNIQTLCFTVSRKMAELIALWARRDMENYKKKLVHRIKAYRAGYRAKERREIEEGLKERRYLGVTTTNALELGINIGTLDAVIISGYPGTMVSVWQQGGRCGRSGNKSLVILVAFENQLDQYFMKNPEFFFEKPHENAIIDLKNDILLKSHIQCAANELRLSRDEIHDFSPELTNQEIAFIFKDLLRNKELAQNIAGEYYYPGHDSPSFKHSLDQLSKDVFRIMCGSKTIETMELAQVYSEAYEGAVLIHQSETYVVTNINFKTKIVNVVKQEVGYHTRVLKETDISIIKKLKRVKISNFTVNFGIIEVREDFNKYNKVHYSKIIGQYKLNLPPLRFKTKGLWFTIDEKIKDEVEDKFEGKDIFAGGLHGAEHALIGLFPLHTMCDRFDIGGLSTNIHPDTQEPTIFIYDAYEGGIGITEKAIDVFYDLVKSTMNLLDTCECEEGCPKCIYSPKCGNDNKPLNKDATKYILHWMYDKLSDNPNDITVYDNTKEESLIPRKVRKISKIKPKSTKSKGHKKPKKIKVKKDSKTVEDKYVEALDYCDDGNYGYAKDLLVEIINNDKNYSNAWYMLGNILNIQGDKQGAISFLKKAISINPAHEDANDLYLELTSK; this comes from the coding sequence ATGACTGATGTATCTATTGATGATTTTAAGAATGATATTCGTTTCAAGAAAAAAATTGAATATATTGAAACAATACCTGCCCAAAAGGCTACTTATAAGAAGGTAGATAATCTCGATAAATCTATTGTCAAATATTTGGCATCTAAAAAAATCAGCTTATATAAACATCAAGCAGAAGCATATGAAACAGTAAAAGATAATAAGAATATTATTATAACAACACCTACTGCTAGTGGTAAAACATTATGTTTTAATTTACCAATACTTGAAACATTAATTAATGATGAAAATGCTACTGCATTGTATATTTATCCTGCTAAAGCTTTAGCAAATGATCAATTACAAATTTTAAAAGAATATGAAAAAGATTTAAATATTAATATTAATCCTGCTACTTATGATGGAGATACTCCACGTAGTAAAAAGTATGGTATACGTAATAAATCAAGAATAGTACTTACAAATCCATATCAATTGCATCATATTCTTGCATGGCATCATCAATGGGAGAAATTTTATTCTAATCTTAAATATATTGTAATTGATGAATCACATTATTATAAAGGTATATTTGGATCTAATGTAGCTCTTTTAATACGTCGTCTTAAAAGAATTGTAAAACATTATGGATCTAATCCACAATTTATATTATCATCTGCTACTCTTGCAAATCCTCTTGAACTTGCAAATAGATTAACTGGTGAAGACTTTAAATTAATATCACAAGATGGTTCACCAAGTGGTGAAAAGGATTTTATATTATATAATCCATTTAAAAATTATAAACCTAGAAAAGGAAAAAGAGATAATGCTCCAAATATACACCAAGAGACAGAATTTATATTTATATATCTTCTTTTAAAAAATATACAAACATTATGTTTTACAGTTTCACGTAAAATGGCTGAACTTATTGCATTATGGGCAAGAAGAGATATGGAGAATTATAAGAAAAAATTAGTTCATAGGATTAAAGCATATCGTGCAGGTTATCGGGCTAAAGAAAGACGTGAAATTGAAGAAGGTCTTAAAGAAAGAAGATATTTAGGAGTAACTACTACTAATGCATTAGAACTTGGTATTAATATTGGTACACTTGATGCTGTTATAATTTCAGGTTATCCTGGAACTATGGTTAGTGTATGGCAACAAGGTGGTAGATGTGGTCGTAGTGGTAATAAATCTCTTGTTATTCTAGTTGCTTTTGAAAACCAATTAGATCAATATTTCATGAAAAATCCAGAGTTCTTCTTTGAAAAACCTCATGAAAATGCTATTATTGATTTAAAAAATGATATCTTATTAAAATCACATATTCAATGTGCTGCTAATGAATTAAGATTAAGTCGTGATGAGATTCATGATTTCTCACCAGAACTTACAAATCAAGAAATAGCATTTATATTTAAAGATTTACTTAGAAATAAAGAATTAGCACAGAATATTGCAGGTGAATATTATTATCCAGGACATGATAGTCCATCATTTAAACATTCTCTTGATCAGTTATCTAAAGATGTATTTAGAATAATGTGTGGTAGCAAAACTATTGAAACAATGGAACTTGCACAAGTATATTCTGAAGCATATGAAGGAGCAGTATTAATACATCAAAGTGAAACTTATGTTGTAACTAATATTAACTTTAAAACTAAGATTGTTAATGTTGTAAAACAAGAAGTTGGATATCATACACGTGTTTTAAAAGAAACTGATATTAGTATTATTAAAAAACTTAAAAGAGTTAAAATATCTAATTTCACAGTTAATTTTGGTATTATAGAAGTAAGAGAAGACTTTAATAAATATAATAAAGTACATTACTCTAAAATAATAGGTCAATATAAACTAAACTTACCTCCTTTAAGATTTAAAACTAAAGGGTTATGGTTTACTATTGATGAAAAGATTAAAGATGAAGTTGAAGATAAATTTGAAGGTAAAGATATCTTTGCTGGAGGTCTTCATGGTGCAGAACATGCTTTAATTGGTTTATTCCCACTTCATACTATGTGTGATAGATTTGATATTGGTGGTTTATCTACAAATATACATCCAGATACACAAGAACCAACAATATTTATTTATGATGCATATGAAGGTGGTATTGGTATTACTGAAAAAGCTATTGATGTATTCTATGATCTTGTAAAATCAACAATGAATCTACTTGATACTTGTGAATGTGAAGAAGGTTGTCCAAAATGTATCTATTCACCTAAATGTGGTAATGATAATAAACCATTAAATAAAGATGCAACTAAGTATATCTTACATTGGATGTATGATAAATTATCTGATAATCCTAATGATATTACAGTTTATGATAATACTAAAGAAGAATCTCTAATACCTAGAAAAGTTCGAAAGATTTCTAAAATAAAACCTAAATCTACTAAATCTAAAGGACATAAAAAACCTAAAAAGATTAAAGTTAAAAAAGATTCTAAAACTGTTGAAGATAAATATGTTGAAGCATTAGATTACTGTGATGATGGTAATTATGGTTATGCTAAAGATCTTCTTGTTGAAATAATTAATAATGATAAAAATTATTCAAATGCATGGTATATGCTAGGTAATATTTTAAATATTCAAGGAGATAAGCAAGGTGCAATAAGTTTTCTTAAAAAAGCCATTTCAATTAATCCAGCACATGAAGATGCAAATGATTTATACTTAGAATTAACTAGTAAATGA
- a CDS encoding AAA family ATPase, whose amino-acid sequence MILKSICLENFRTYKGEVKIDIANDEKKITIIQGNNDAGKTTLMNAINWCLYGSENYNSKQKRYNSIVFKDATNNDIIPVKVILKMEDSDGNDVTITRIEKYIKLNNNECEEYEKDFKIVTNDGINDNFINIPNDYINTYLPKTLKDYFLFDGELLTQFFSKDNGNIKKDVFRLSQLNLIDNVCNHISTRKQEFISEKKNKEPEIGDILEGIDELEKQLEKDETNLNNSINDNKKYKDKLSILENKWENIGDDPYRLYEEIKNLESIQNKFEKEYNNEKINYKKFLFNNFSKIFSLPILKEIDTKCQKLKEEGYIPAQYKKSFLEFLLDNKMCICGRELKEGSEEYSKIEELFEKTDDITDISELINKLLGKVESLENNYPKNFDKMDNGYDDKLMDLEDKIDDIKDEIKEKKALIDSNITEEEISKLKNEIKYNRDLISRTDREIGRLEESIENAKKTLSKLNKEYESQKVNIGIVDDLTNKIDFCNKIYNTSKKLYDELILDIHNELQNLTTEEFNTYHWKSTYKSINIDDDFNVEFIKNDGTHVPATDPSAGTQLTLALSFITALNNLAGFELPIVIDTPLGRLDNDIRNNLGKFLPKYTKDKQVILLVTENEFSGNFKTNIIPYVGKKYKLNVINEGMIEFTKVIEW is encoded by the coding sequence ATGATTCTTAAATCTATTTGTTTAGAAAATTTTAGAACATATAAAGGTGAAGTCAAAATTGATATTGCCAATGATGAAAAAAAGATTACTATAATTCAAGGAAATAATGATGCAGGTAAAACAACCTTAATGAATGCTATTAATTGGTGTTTATATGGTTCTGAGAATTATAATAGTAAGCAAAAACGTTATAATTCTATTGTTTTTAAGGATGCTACTAATAATGATATTATTCCAGTTAAAGTAATTTTAAAAATGGAAGATTCAGATGGGAATGATGTAACAATTACCCGTATAGAAAAGTATATTAAACTTAATAATAATGAATGTGAAGAATATGAAAAAGATTTTAAGATAGTTACAAATGATGGTATAAATGATAATTTTATTAATATACCTAATGATTATATAAATACTTATTTACCAAAAACATTAAAAGACTATTTTTTATTTGATGGTGAGTTATTAACTCAATTTTTTAGTAAAGATAATGGAAATATCAAAAAGGATGTTTTTAGACTTTCACAATTAAATTTAATTGATAATGTTTGTAATCATATTTCTACTAGAAAACAAGAATTTATCAGTGAAAAAAAGAATAAAGAGCCAGAAATTGGTGATATTTTAGAGGGTATTGATGAACTTGAAAAACAATTAGAAAAGGATGAAACTAATTTAAATAATTCAATTAATGATAATAAAAAATATAAAGATAAATTATCTATATTAGAAAATAAATGGGAAAATATTGGTGATGATCCTTATAGATTATATGAAGAAATAAAGAATCTTGAATCTATTCAAAATAAATTTGAAAAAGAATATAATAATGAAAAAATCAATTATAAAAAATTTTTATTTAATAATTTTTCAAAAATTTTTAGTTTACCTATTTTAAAAGAAATTGATACTAAATGTCAAAAATTAAAAGAAGAAGGTTATATTCCAGCACAATATAAAAAAAGTTTTCTTGAATTCTTACTAGATAATAAAATGTGTATTTGTGGTCGTGAATTAAAAGAAGGTAGTGAAGAATATTCTAAAATTGAAGAACTTTTTGAAAAAACAGATGATATAACTGACATATCTGAATTAATTAATAAATTATTAGGTAAAGTAGAATCTTTAGAAAATAATTATCCAAAGAATTTTGATAAGATGGATAATGGATATGATGATAAATTAATGGATTTAGAAGATAAAATTGATGATATTAAAGATGAAATTAAGGAGAAAAAAGCTTTAATTGATTCTAATATTACTGAAGAAGAAATTTCAAAATTGAAAAATGAAATTAAATATAATAGAGATTTAATTTCTCGCACTGATCGTGAAATTGGTCGTTTAGAAGAATCTATTGAAAATGCTAAAAAAACATTATCAAAGCTCAATAAAGAATATGAATCTCAAAAAGTAAACATAGGTATTGTTGATGATCTTACTAACAAAATAGATTTTTGTAATAAAATTTATAATACTTCTAAGAAATTGTATGATGAATTAATTTTAGATATACATAATGAATTACAAAATTTAACAACTGAAGAATTTAATACATACCATTGGAAAAGTACTTATAAAAGTATTAATATAGATGATGATTTTAATGTAGAATTTATTAAGAATGATGGAACTCATGTACCTGCTACTGATCCATCTGCAGGTACCCAATTAACTTTAGCATTATCATTTATCACGGCTTTAAATAATTTAGCTGGTTTTGAATTACCAATTGTTATTGATACTCCATTAGGTCGTTTAGATAATGATATACGTAATAATTTAGGTAAATTTTTACCAAAATATACTAAAGACAAACAAGTTATTTTATTAGTAACTGAAAATGAATTTAGTGGTAACTTTAAAACTAATATTATACCTTATGTTGGTAAAAAATACAAATTAAATGTAATTAATGAGGGTATGATAGAATTTACTAAGGTGATAGAATGGTAA